The proteins below come from a single Conger conger chromosome 10, fConCon1.1, whole genome shotgun sequence genomic window:
- the LOC133139553 gene encoding brain natriuretic peptide-like: MQPANISIFCLMLFLNALLFSAFPVHSDKWTNDDMDVLKVLLQQLEESIPETGEITPYQAQMSENSYAKQSSDEPQDTIDQAKKFLSAKDLKAVRSNSSSKRYSGCFGRKMDRIGSVTNLGCKTLGKNSKSAIEHLWQ, from the exons ATGCAGCCAGCAAATATTTCAATTTTCTGTTTAATGCTATTTTTGAATGCACTGCTTTTCAGCGCTTTTCCTGTGCACAGTGACAAATGGACCAACGATGACATGGACGTCTTAAAG GTGCTTCTTCAACAACTGGAAGAGTCCATTCCTGAAACAGGAGAGATCACGCCGTATCAGGCCCAGATGTCAGAGAACTCTTATGCGAAGCAAAGCAGCGATGAGCCTCAAGACACAATTGACCAAGCCAAAAAGTTTCTGTCGGCCAAGGATCTGAAAGCTGTCCGTAGCAACTCCTCATCAAAGAGATATTCTGGGTGCTTTGGTCGTAAAATGGACCGAATCGGTTCCGTGACCAACCTAGGATGCAAGACCTTGGGCAAAAATAGTAAGTCTGCAATTGAACATTTATGGCAATGA